The proteins below come from a single Holdemania massiliensis genomic window:
- a CDS encoding peptidoglycan-binding domain-containing protein, producing the protein MRILIYNDQTDNMETYSLRCSDNMPYTTCCRLTVGEFMRNSHSRTIGWSTRRFLNSVNELIRRYGQKPRVSRAFRRAWDADEPMILTHMLGTAVDLGSNLSLPGLQQLVTLAEDQELFDVITDLEHTRIEAHLHHQNEAASDFVPFAQIQKGDKNTEVCVAQDALWALGYRITKISGVFDSELDQQVRAFQRDQGLNADGIVGRLTWEALMSQLRPIPGIDEDANEQSN; encoded by the coding sequence ATGAGAATTTTGATATACAATGACCAAACGGACAACATGGAAACGTATTCGCTGCGCTGTTCGGACAACATGCCGTATACGACCTGCTGCCGGCTGACTGTCGGCGAGTTTATGCGCAATTCCCACAGCCGTACGATCGGCTGGTCCACCCGGCGCTTTTTAAATTCAGTGAATGAGCTGATCCGCCGCTATGGGCAGAAGCCGCGTGTCAGCCGGGCGTTTCGGCGGGCGTGGGATGCAGATGAACCGATGATTTTAACGCATATGCTGGGAACAGCGGTCGATTTGGGATCCAATCTGTCGCTGCCTGGGCTGCAGCAGTTAGTCACTTTGGCGGAAGACCAGGAATTGTTTGATGTCATTACCGATCTGGAACACACCCGGATTGAAGCCCATCTGCATCATCAAAACGAAGCAGCCAGTGATTTCGTACCCTTTGCGCAGATTCAGAAAGGCGATAAAAATACAGAAGTTTGCGTCGCTCAGGATGCACTGTGGGCGCTAGGCTACCGTATAACCAAGATCAGCGGCGTATTTGACAGCGAGCTTGATCAGCAGGTGCGCGCCTTCCAGCGTGATCAGGGTTTAAATGCCGACGGGATCGTGGGCCGGCTGACCTGGGAGGCGCTGATGTCGCAGCTGCGGCCGATTCCAGGGATTGATGAGGACGCAAACGAGCAGTCAAACTAA
- a CDS encoding elongation factor G, with protein sequence MRDYLANEVRNIVLMGHSGAGKSSVVEAALYFTQATDRLGKTGDGTSVMDNDAEEIKRGLSVYTSIAPVEWKECKINFIDTPGYLDYEGEAQCGIAVGDNALIVVGAKDGVESGTEKAWKIVTRKKLPTIFFINKIDEENASFDQTYNQLREHFGKTVIPFEVPITSAGKVVGSVNILRKKAWYYDDRTTPKEVPDELKEIVEEYYNQIAEAIAMADDELMEKFFSGESFDEHEVAKGLRIGVRNGDIRPVYCGSATQVTGIERLLDLIREYFPSYAEKGMIEALDLDGIPILMETNEQEAFTAQVFKTIIDPFVGKISLLKVMTGVMSTDAQVLNVQKDKIEKLNQIYIVKGKHQIAVGKLFTGDIGAVVKLQFTDTNDTLATRLKPVTYAPIEFPKPMLGVAIWPKTKADEDKMSMGLQRMCEEDPSIRLDKNKETKETVLYGMGVQHIDVILSKLKSKYKVEVTTTEPKVQYRETIRGTVTAEGKHKKQSGGAGQYGHVFVKFEPCDGDEMVFAESVFGGAVPKQYFPAVEAGLRECMEKGVLAGYKVVGVKATLTDGSYHEVDSKEIAFKAAARLAYKAGMPKAKPILLEPIGKVEVLIPEEYTGTIIGDFNKRRGIILGMDLVDEKEQKITAEVPMAEMMKYSTELRSMTQGRGSFVIEFDRYEPAPQPIAEKVIKTANIEKEED encoded by the coding sequence ATGAGAGATTATTTAGCGAATGAAGTCCGCAATATCGTTCTGATGGGACACAGCGGCGCTGGCAAATCCAGCGTCGTCGAAGCTGCATTATATTTTACTCAGGCAACGGACCGGCTGGGCAAAACCGGAGATGGAACGAGCGTCATGGATAATGACGCGGAAGAAATCAAGCGTGGTTTGTCGGTCTACACTTCAATTGCGCCGGTGGAATGGAAAGAATGCAAGATTAACTTTATTGATACGCCGGGTTATCTGGATTACGAGGGCGAAGCGCAGTGCGGTATCGCGGTCGGCGATAATGCGCTGATCGTCGTCGGAGCGAAGGACGGCGTGGAATCGGGAACAGAAAAAGCCTGGAAGATCGTCACCCGCAAGAAACTGCCGACAATTTTCTTCATCAACAAAATTGATGAGGAAAACGCTTCATTTGATCAGACCTACAATCAGCTGCGCGAGCATTTCGGCAAGACGGTCATTCCGTTTGAAGTTCCGATTACAAGCGCGGGCAAGGTTGTCGGCTCTGTCAACATTCTGCGTAAAAAAGCCTGGTATTATGACGATCGGACAACTCCGAAGGAAGTACCGGATGAGCTGAAAGAGATCGTCGAAGAATATTACAATCAGATCGCTGAGGCGATTGCGATGGCCGATGATGAACTGATGGAAAAATTCTTCAGCGGCGAGAGCTTTGATGAACATGAAGTCGCCAAGGGCTTGCGCATCGGCGTGCGCAACGGGGATATCCGTCCGGTTTACTGCGGCAGTGCGACCCAGGTTACCGGCATCGAACGTCTGCTTGATCTGATCCGTGAGTACTTCCCAAGCTATGCTGAGAAGGGCATGATTGAAGCGTTGGATCTGGACGGCATTCCGATTTTGATGGAAACCAATGAACAGGAAGCGTTTACGGCTCAGGTCTTCAAGACGATCATTGATCCGTTTGTCGGCAAGATCTCCCTGCTGAAGGTCATGACCGGCGTGATGAGCACGGATGCTCAGGTCTTAAACGTTCAGAAGGATAAGATTGAAAAACTGAATCAGATTTATATCGTCAAGGGCAAGCATCAGATTGCGGTTGGCAAGCTGTTTACCGGCGATATCGGGGCGGTTGTCAAACTGCAGTTCACCGATACCAACGACACGCTGGCAACACGCTTAAAGCCGGTTACCTATGCTCCAATCGAATTCCCGAAACCGATGCTGGGCGTTGCGATCTGGCCGAAGACCAAAGCGGATGAAGACAAGATGAGCATGGGTCTGCAGCGGATGTGTGAAGAAGATCCGTCAATCCGTCTGGATAAGAATAAGGAAACCAAGGAAACGGTGCTGTACGGCATGGGCGTTCAGCATATCGACGTCATCTTAAGCAAGCTGAAATCCAAATATAAGGTTGAAGTTACGACCACGGAGCCGAAGGTTCAGTACCGGGAAACGATCCGCGGCACAGTCACAGCTGAAGGCAAGCATAAAAAGCAGTCCGGCGGTGCAGGTCAGTATGGTCATGTCTTCGTTAAATTTGAACCGTGCGATGGGGATGAAATGGTCTTTGCGGAATCTGTTTTCGGTGGTGCTGTTCCGAAGCAGTATTTCCCAGCCGTTGAAGCCGGTCTGCGGGAATGCATGGAAAAGGGAGTTCTGGCTGGATATAAGGTTGTCGGTGTCAAAGCAACGCTGACCGACGGCTCCTACCATGAAGTCGACTCGAAGGAAATTGCCTTTAAAGCCGCGGCCCGTCTGGCCTACAAAGCCGGAATGCCGAAAGCCAAACCAATCCTGCTTGAACCAATCGGTAAGGTTGAAGTCCTGATTCCTGAGGAATATACCGGCACGATCATCGGTGATTTCAACAAACGCCGCGGAATTATTCTCGGCATGGATTTAGTGGATGAAAAAGAACAGAAGATCACGGCGGAAGTGCCGATGGCTGAAATGATGAAATATTCAACAGAGCTGCGTTCAATGACGCAGGGCCGCGGTTCCTTCGTGATTGAGTTTGATCGCTATGAACCAGCCCCGCAGCCGATTGCCGAAAAGGTTATCAAAACCGCAAATATTGAAAAGGAAGAAGATTGA
- a CDS encoding MalY/PatB family protein translates to MNFDEIHDRKGTHCVKYNAVKTAQRPQDALVMTLADMDLPCCPAIQQAIIERAEHPFYGYQQFDEELPKVVCAWAKAHSAALLDPRTIQITPSVNTAIALCLRAFTKPGDGILIQNPSYSPFRKVVTLNQRRCVMNELIQKENHYELDLDDFEAKLQEVRLFILCSPHNPTSKVFTRQELDAMLSLCRKYQVTVLADEIHADWVYGTMTAASAVDQNVITILSPSKTFNLQGMQCSFVFIPDADQAQALQHERDSLAYMNNQTFSHTAALAAYSPAGETWLQQAKAYVSQNAEIFKMMLKEADVPLMPMRLESTFLLWVDCSGCCDNDAEVVDLFENRCHIYGSSGSHYQCEKPFIRLNIAAPRSVIEEAAQRLIHVLSKSDRQEA, encoded by the coding sequence ATGAACTTTGATGAAATTCATGATCGCAAAGGGACGCACTGTGTCAAATATAATGCGGTTAAAACAGCGCAGCGGCCTCAGGATGCGCTGGTGATGACGCTGGCGGATATGGATCTGCCCTGCTGCCCGGCAATCCAGCAGGCGATCATCGAGCGGGCGGAACATCCGTTTTACGGCTATCAGCAATTCGATGAGGAACTGCCAAAGGTGGTGTGTGCCTGGGCAAAAGCACACAGCGCAGCCTTGCTGGATCCCCGGACAATTCAGATCACCCCCAGCGTCAATACGGCGATTGCTCTGTGTTTGCGGGCATTCACCAAGCCGGGTGACGGAATCTTGATCCAGAACCCATCCTACAGTCCTTTCCGCAAGGTCGTCACACTGAACCAGCGCCGCTGCGTGATGAACGAACTGATCCAGAAGGAGAATCATTATGAACTGGATCTGGACGATTTTGAAGCGAAGCTGCAGGAAGTCCGGCTGTTTATTCTGTGTTCGCCGCACAATCCAACCTCCAAGGTTTTCACGCGTCAGGAACTGGATGCGATGCTTTCGCTGTGCCGGAAATATCAGGTCACGGTGCTGGCGGATGAAATCCATGCGGACTGGGTATATGGAACGATGACGGCGGCCAGCGCTGTAGATCAAAACGTCATTACAATTCTTTCTCCAAGCAAGACGTTTAATCTTCAGGGAATGCAGTGTTCTTTTGTGTTTATTCCGGATGCCGATCAGGCTCAGGCGCTGCAGCATGAGCGGGACAGTCTGGCCTATATGAATAATCAGACCTTTTCCCACACCGCCGCGCTGGCAGCTTACAGTCCAGCGGGAGAGACATGGCTGCAGCAGGCCAAGGCTTATGTCAGCCAAAATGCCGAGATTTTTAAAATGATGCTGAAAGAAGCTGATGTTCCGTTGATGCCGATGCGGTTGGAATCGACGTTTCTGTTATGGGTAGACTGCAGCGGCTGCTGCGATAACGACGCCGAGGTTGTAGACTTGTTTGAAAACCGCTGTCATATCTACGGCAGCAGCGGTTCCCACTACCAATGTGAAAAACCGTTTATCAGGCTGAATATCGCAGCGCCCCGCAGCGTGATTGAGGAAGCTGCGCAACGGCTGATCCACGTACTTTCTAAAAGCGATAGGCAGGAAGCCTAA
- a CDS encoding sugar isomerase domain-containing protein encodes MEAWKNYFNVMNEIIAKVMDSQGEAIMQAAKLCADVSEHGGLIYGLGAGHSHLVIEDAFWRAATVANYAALLEPSVTGTFDITKSYLMENTYEVGRHIVDYHRVTPNDCIIIISNSGNNIVPVDAALRAHEKGIPTIAITAVEYSDYLTTKHKSGKKLKDVCDIVLDNCSLIGDAAVEIEGFPMKIGSTSTIPAVYLQNAVLTQTVELLVQRGLDPDVYFNGHIAFMDASAADHNDKLVDKYFYRIRNL; translated from the coding sequence ATGGAAGCCTGGAAAAATTACTTCAATGTCATGAACGAAATCATTGCCAAGGTCATGGACAGTCAGGGCGAGGCCATCATGCAGGCGGCAAAGCTGTGCGCCGACGTATCTGAGCACGGCGGTTTAATCTATGGCTTGGGAGCCGGCCATTCCCACCTGGTGATTGAGGATGCCTTCTGGCGGGCTGCCACAGTTGCCAACTACGCGGCGCTGCTGGAGCCCAGCGTTACCGGCACCTTTGATATTACCAAAAGCTATTTAATGGAAAACACATATGAGGTCGGCCGTCACATCGTTGATTATCATCGTGTTACACCCAACGACTGCATCATCATCATTTCCAATTCCGGCAACAACATCGTTCCGGTTGACGCTGCTCTGCGGGCCCATGAAAAAGGTATTCCCACGATTGCAATCACCGCGGTGGAATACAGCGACTACCTGACGACCAAGCACAAAAGCGGCAAAAAACTGAAGGATGTCTGCGATATCGTTCTGGACAACTGTTCGCTGATCGGCGATGCCGCGGTCGAAATAGAAGGCTTCCCAATGAAAATCGGCTCGACTTCTACCATTCCGGCAGTTTATCTGCAAAACGCGGTACTGACGCAGACCGTAGAACTGCTGGTCCAGCGAGGATTGGATCCAGACGTCTATTTCAACGGCCACATCGCATTTATGGACGCCTCGGCTGCCGATCACAACGACAAACTTGTCGACAAGTATTTTTACCGCATCCGCAATCTCTGA
- a CDS encoding peptidoglycan-binding domain-containing protein: protein MAYVIRRGYTGLAVKKMQHYLNVLRTTYPDLPVLKEDGSFGSATENAVMLFQRHTGLTADGIIGTLTWDKIIAKYKANPDPGPGPDPDPGTDQPPLEYGDTGLEVQKMQNYLNKLTLPSTPITADGVFGAKTEAKVIAFQNAHSLTPDGKIGEKTWDKIIALID, encoded by the coding sequence ATGGCTTATGTAATTCGCAGAGGTTATACTGGCTTGGCTGTCAAGAAGATGCAGCACTATTTAAATGTGCTGCGCACAACGTATCCTGACCTTCCGGTTCTGAAAGAAGACGGCAGCTTCGGTTCAGCGACCGAAAACGCCGTCATGCTTTTCCAAAGACATACCGGCTTAACCGCCGATGGCATCATCGGAACTTTAACTTGGGATAAGATTATCGCTAAATATAAAGCGAACCCCGATCCAGGACCTGGTCCGGATCCCGATCCCGGTACGGATCAGCCGCCGCTGGAATACGGCGATACCGGACTGGAAGTCCAGAAAATGCAGAACTATCTGAACAAGCTCACCCTGCCTTCAACGCCGATTACGGCGGACGGAGTTTTTGGTGCCAAAACCGAAGCCAAGGTCATCGCGTTTCAAAATGCGCACAGTTTGACCCCGGATGGCAAAATCGGTGAGAAAACCTGGGACAAAATCATCGCTCTGATCGACTAA
- a CDS encoding Rpn family recombination-promoting nuclease/putative transposase: MEISKIPYPDLSLQSLPYSLHPDQLRERLITLDFRENDVFRFALGGEDEKSRKIRFAYLSALFHIQVVRADIKNTEPMKTYEREKGVRFDLLIEVEDDKGQILLVNIEMQNYQMGRRLSLRSQGYLARIVADQLNADNLYEFNPVVQLMILNRSPQVQEWDGYLHHYRYFNEEKGKRLPDERCQILWIEMDKLEELESKPVEEWKMEEKIHYMLRFSHIAEKQNIIHELVEKEEIIKMMEEKKVDFLRDTSLAIARLRAKFDELDYELEIAESRLEGKREGKLEGRHEGKLEGQRTLIKLLLGKRMELSTENEEQIDSLDEQALLELTQVIDTIYTAQDLRHQIQTITKQNKRAAETILSR; this comes from the coding sequence ATGGAAATCAGTAAAATTCCTTACCCTGATTTATCGCTTCAATCCCTGCCGTATTCCCTCCATCCAGATCAGCTTCGTGAACGTTTAATCACCCTTGACTTTCGGGAAAACGATGTATTCCGTTTTGCCCTGGGTGGTGAGGATGAAAAGTCCAGAAAGATTCGATTTGCTTATTTATCAGCGCTGTTTCATATCCAGGTTGTCCGAGCAGATATCAAAAATACGGAACCGATGAAAACCTATGAAAGGGAAAAAGGCGTGCGCTTCGATTTGCTTATCGAAGTTGAGGATGACAAAGGTCAGATTCTGCTTGTGAACATAGAAATGCAGAATTATCAGATGGGTCGGCGCTTATCGCTGCGCTCTCAGGGATACTTGGCACGAATCGTTGCCGACCAGCTCAATGCGGACAATCTTTATGAATTTAATCCCGTAGTTCAGCTGATGATTCTCAACCGGAGTCCGCAAGTGCAGGAATGGGATGGATATCTGCATCATTATCGATACTTCAATGAAGAAAAGGGCAAACGTCTACCTGATGAGCGATGTCAGATCCTCTGGATAGAAATGGATAAATTAGAGGAATTGGAAAGCAAACCCGTTGAAGAATGGAAAATGGAAGAAAAAATTCACTACATGCTTCGGTTCAGTCATATCGCAGAGAAACAGAACATCATTCATGAATTAGTCGAGAAGGAGGAAATTATCAAGATGATGGAAGAAAAGAAAGTGGACTTTTTAAGGGATACAAGTTTAGCGATTGCTCGATTGCGAGCCAAATTTGATGAATTGGATTATGAACTGGAAATCGCAGAAAGTCGGCTTGAAGGCAAACGCGAGGGTAAACTCGAAGGAAGACACGAAGGAAAACTTGAAGGTCAACGAACCTTGATTAAACTGCTTTTGGGAAAACGGATGGAACTTAGTACAGAGAATGAGGAGCAGATTGACAGTTTAGATGAACAAGCACTCTTAGAACTGACTCAGGTCATAGATACAATCTACACAGCACAGGATCTTCGACATCAAATCCAAACGATTACAAAACAGAATAAAAGAGCTGCAGAAACAATACTTTCCCGATGA
- a CDS encoding ankyrin repeat domain-containing protein encodes MDQTNKEFWDAAAAGDFAKVCACVSKGANVNVSNGDGRTALMRSAKRGYEDIVRFLLDNGANVRARDVNNKTALMGAAKKGHLGIVKMLVEAGSDVNSHDDNGRTSLMRASFLGQSEVVEYLVENGANVNARDSKGRTALMEAVLACKVDVIKYLIEHGADINIQDNAGCTALMRASYGGYVDLVLYLLDQGADKSIKDFQGNLAIHYVREHCFAELKEHLK; translated from the coding sequence ATGGATCAAACAAACAAAGAGTTCTGGGATGCGGCGGCAGCCGGCGATTTCGCGAAAGTCTGTGCGTGTGTTTCCAAAGGGGCCAACGTCAATGTATCCAACGGCGACGGACGGACAGCCTTGATGCGCAGCGCTAAGCGCGGTTATGAAGATATCGTTCGGTTCTTGCTGGATAATGGAGCAAATGTTCGGGCTCGTGACGTCAACAATAAGACGGCGTTAATGGGCGCGGCAAAAAAAGGTCATCTGGGAATTGTCAAGATGCTGGTTGAAGCAGGATCCGATGTGAATTCTCATGACGATAACGGACGGACGTCGCTGATGCGGGCTTCCTTCTTAGGTCAGAGCGAAGTCGTTGAATATCTGGTTGAAAACGGAGCGAATGTGAACGCTCGTGACAGCAAGGGCAGAACGGCGCTGATGGAAGCGGTTCTGGCATGCAAGGTGGACGTCATCAAATATCTGATCGAACATGGCGCAGATATCAACATTCAGGATAATGCCGGCTGCACAGCACTGATGAGAGCCAGCTACGGCGGATATGTTGATCTGGTTCTGTATCTGCTTGATCAGGGTGCGGATAAGAGCATCAAAGATTTCCAGGGCAACCTCGCTATTCATTATGTCCGTGAGCACTGCTTTGCTGAGCTGAAAGAGCATTTGAAGTAG
- a CDS encoding glycosyltransferase family 2 protein has protein sequence MNMLESLNAFNFTIFILFLLLYLYQIIFAGVVLFGKKKPTPEAKQMHRYGVIIAARNEATVIRELLQSIKAQNYPDGLVTAFVIADNCTDNTAELAQAEGAVVYERFNQLKVGKGYALDYAFKHIMKEYPEDWFEAYFVFDADNLLDPNYIREMNKVFDSGYEIITSYRNSKNYDSNWISAGYSLWFLRESKYLNQARMMCGSSCAISGTGFMISNQIVKANNGWKHHLLTEDIEFSVDSVLHGLKIGYCGNAVLYDEQPCTFEQSWKQRLRWSKGFYQVFGRYGQSLVKRIVKERDFSSYDMTMTIAPALFVSLFSVLINSLALLFTLCVQRDPEVLSVTLGAISASVTNYYLILFAFGVLTTITEWNNIHCSAGKKILYTFTFPIFIFTYVPIAIEALFKKIEWSPITHTIAKSIQEIRD, from the coding sequence ATGAATATGCTAGAAAGTTTAAATGCATTTAATTTTACAATTTTTATCTTATTTCTGCTTCTCTATTTATATCAGATTATCTTTGCCGGAGTCGTGTTGTTTGGCAAAAAGAAACCGACGCCGGAAGCGAAGCAGATGCACCGCTACGGCGTCATTATTGCGGCGCGCAATGAAGCAACGGTCATCCGTGAGCTGCTTCAAAGCATCAAAGCGCAGAATTATCCGGACGGTTTGGTCACGGCTTTTGTCATCGCTGACAATTGTACCGACAACACCGCAGAACTGGCCCAGGCTGAAGGGGCTGTCGTTTACGAGCGGTTCAATCAGCTGAAAGTCGGCAAGGGCTATGCGCTGGATTATGCGTTTAAGCACATCATGAAGGAATATCCTGAGGATTGGTTTGAGGCTTACTTTGTCTTTGATGCAGACAACCTGCTGGATCCCAACTACATTCGGGAAATGAACAAAGTGTTTGATTCCGGCTATGAAATAATCACCAGCTACCGCAACTCCAAAAACTATGATTCCAACTGGATCTCTGCCGGCTATTCGCTGTGGTTTTTGCGGGAATCAAAATATCTGAACCAGGCGCGGATGATGTGCGGCTCCAGCTGTGCGATTTCCGGTACCGGCTTCATGATTTCCAATCAGATCGTCAAAGCCAACAACGGCTGGAAGCACCATCTGTTAACCGAGGATATCGAATTTTCCGTTGACAGTGTCCTGCATGGCTTAAAGATTGGCTACTGCGGCAACGCAGTTCTGTACGACGAACAGCCCTGCACGTTTGAACAATCCTGGAAACAGCGCCTGCGCTGGTCAAAGGGGTTCTATCAGGTATTTGGACGCTATGGACAATCCCTGGTCAAACGGATTGTCAAAGAACGCGATTTCAGCAGTTACGATATGACGATGACAATCGCCCCTGCTCTGTTTGTTTCTTTGTTCAGCGTCCTGATCAATTCTCTGGCCCTGTTGTTTACGTTATGCGTACAGCGGGATCCTGAAGTCTTATCCGTTACACTAGGCGCCATTAGTGCCTCTGTGACAAACTACTATTTGATTCTGTTCGCCTTCGGCGTCCTGACAACCATCACAGAATGGAACAATATCCACTGCAGCGCTGGGAAGAAGATTCTCTACACCTTCACTTTCCCGATCTTTATCTTCACCTATGTCCCAATTGCGATTGAAGCGCTGTTTAAGAAGATCGAATGGAGTCCGATCACCCATACCATTGCCAAATCAATTCAGGAAATACGCGATTAA
- a CDS encoding threonine/serine exporter family protein has translation MVIKLIGAFLAEIGFGVLFNIHGKKLLAAALTGTLGSLIYELVLLGQAGEILAMFLAACGLCFVSEVLARLMKTPVTTFLICALIPLVPGGGMYYTMLAIIQGNTMSALEIGIHTLGCAGALALGIALTSAFFSLSMKKS, from the coding sequence ATGGTGATCAAGCTGATCGGCGCCTTCCTGGCTGAAATCGGATTCGGCGTGCTGTTTAACATTCATGGAAAAAAACTGTTGGCCGCGGCCCTGACCGGAACGCTGGGCAGTTTGATTTACGAGCTGGTTCTGTTAGGACAGGCCGGGGAGATTCTCGCGATGTTTCTGGCTGCCTGCGGATTGTGTTTTGTCAGCGAAGTGCTGGCAAGACTGATGAAAACGCCGGTCACGACGTTTCTGATCTGTGCGCTGATCCCGCTGGTCCCGGGCGGGGGCATGTATTATACAATGCTGGCGATCATCCAGGGCAATACGATGAGTGCGCTGGAGATCGGTATACACACGCTTGGCTGCGCCGGGGCACTGGCGCTAGGAATCGCGCTGACCAGTGCTTTTTTCTCACTTTCGATGAAAAAATCATGA
- a CDS encoding S1C family serine protease — protein sequence MFDHELMDTDTAAIKKELRSMKRTFRIGLAACALLSGVIGFSAGTLAAKNSKASVVVQSVERRPQNVENVPVTSMNIPSVAALTQNSVVEIRTESVTNSLFLRQFVTEGAGSGVIISEDGYIVTNNHVIEDARSILVALHDGTTYEAQLVATDSKMDIGVIKIEASGLTPAILGDSDSLSVGEPVVAVGNPLGQLGGTVTNGIVSALDREIILNNEHRNLLQTNAAINPGNSGGGLFNADGELIGIVVAKSSGEDVEGLGFAIPINDAKPIIEDLIAQGYVGGRVSLGITALDLTTPQLAAQYGFKTPGVYVQSVIENSSAANGGLQPGDCFVSINDTAIEAISDITSILNESSVGDQLMITVKRDGKIVELTLTLQEKKG from the coding sequence ATGTTCGATCACGAATTGATGGATACGGATACGGCAGCGATCAAAAAAGAACTGCGTTCGATGAAACGGACCTTCCGCATTGGACTTGCGGCCTGTGCTTTACTTTCTGGAGTTATCGGCTTTTCAGCCGGGACACTGGCGGCCAAAAATTCTAAAGCCAGCGTCGTTGTACAAAGTGTAGAACGTCGCCCCCAGAACGTGGAGAACGTGCCGGTGACTTCGATGAATATTCCTTCGGTTGCGGCATTGACGCAGAACAGTGTTGTAGAGATCCGAACGGAATCGGTTACCAACAGTTTATTTCTGCGCCAGTTCGTCACGGAAGGCGCCGGCAGCGGTGTCATCATCTCAGAAGACGGCTACATCGTTACCAACAATCACGTTATTGAAGACGCCCGCTCAATTCTGGTGGCGCTGCATGACGGGACAACGTATGAAGCTCAGCTTGTCGCCACGGATTCCAAAATGGATATCGGCGTCATCAAAATTGAAGCATCCGGTCTGACACCGGCGATTTTGGGGGATTCTGATTCCCTGTCGGTAGGAGAACCGGTCGTCGCCGTCGGCAACCCATTAGGACAGCTGGGCGGGACTGTGACCAATGGCATCGTCAGCGCTTTGGACCGTGAGATTATTCTGAACAATGAGCACCGGAACTTATTGCAGACCAACGCGGCGATCAATCCGGGCAACTCCGGCGGCGGCCTGTTTAATGCGGACGGAGAATTAATCGGCATCGTCGTGGCCAAGTCCTCTGGGGAAGATGTTGAAGGTCTCGGTTTCGCGATTCCGATCAATGATGCCAAACCGATCATCGAAGATCTGATCGCGCAGGGATACGTCGGCGGACGAGTGTCGTTGGGCATTACAGCGCTGGATCTGACAACCCCTCAGCTCGCGGCTCAATACGGTTTCAAGACGCCGGGCGTCTATGTCCAGTCCGTCATCGAAAACTCCAGTGCTGCCAACGGCGGACTGCAGCCAGGCGATTGCTTTGTCTCCATTAACGATACGGCGATTGAAGCCATTTCCGACATTACTTCCATCCTCAATGAAAGCTCTGTCGGCGATCAGCTGATGATTACGGTGAAGCGTGACGGCAAGATCGTTGAACTTACCCTTACCCTGCAGGAAAAGAAAGGCTAA